In the genome of Thiomicrospira aerophila AL3, one region contains:
- a CDS encoding sodium-dependent bicarbonate transport family permease, which translates to MGLDAILIPAILFFALGVIAKVIKSDLKFPDGLGKGLSIYLLIAIGLKGGVELANAELGLAFKSIFWAMVLGFLTPMIGYVILRFRDRIDRFNAAAITAHYGSVSAGTFLAAIAFLDVSGIEYESYPIVMMVIMEAPAIIIGLLLAAMARRKLQAVGGEAVATPWKSLLHEATTNGSVVLLLGALVIGAVSSPEAMEKVYPFSHGIFMGVLCLFLLDLGMEAARRMKAFKQVGLPLVAFGIIMPLIGGLIGIFVGASILGFSAGGTMLVAILAASASYIAVPPAMRMGVPEANPSYYLTLALGVTFPFNVLVGIPLFYSLSVWYIG; encoded by the coding sequence ATGGGTTTAGATGCAATTTTGATTCCTGCCATTTTGTTTTTCGCATTGGGCGTTATTGCAAAGGTTATTAAGTCTGATTTAAAGTTCCCTGATGGTCTTGGTAAAGGCCTATCGATTTATTTGTTGATTGCTATCGGCCTAAAAGGTGGTGTTGAGCTTGCTAACGCCGAGTTAGGTTTGGCATTTAAGTCAATATTTTGGGCCATGGTGTTAGGTTTCTTGACGCCCATGATTGGCTATGTGATTTTACGTTTTAGAGATCGTATCGACCGGTTTAACGCTGCTGCGATAACGGCACATTATGGTTCAGTAAGCGCGGGGACATTTTTAGCAGCAATTGCATTTTTGGATGTGTCGGGAATTGAATACGAGAGCTACCCAATAGTCATGATGGTGATTATGGAAGCGCCTGCAATTATTATTGGTTTATTGCTCGCTGCCATGGCACGAAGAAAGTTGCAAGCCGTCGGGGGTGAGGCGGTAGCCACGCCTTGGAAATCACTGCTACATGAAGCTACAACCAATGGAAGCGTGGTCTTACTGCTTGGCGCACTTGTTATTGGTGCTGTTTCAAGTCCTGAGGCCATGGAAAAGGTTTATCCGTTTTCACATGGTATTTTTATGGGCGTGTTGTGCTTGTTCCTATTAGATCTTGGTATGGAAGCTGCACGTCGGATGAAGGCCTTTAAGCAGGTTGGTCTTCCACTGGTTGCATTTGGTATAATCATGCCACTAATTGGCGGTTTAATTGGGATTTTTGTAGGTGCTTCAATTCTTGGCTTTAGTGCGGGTGGCACGATGTTGGTAGCTATTCTAGCGGCGAGTGCATCTTATATTGCCGTGCCGCCAGCGATGCGGATGGGTGTGCCAGAAGCAAACCCATCATATTATTTAACTCTGGCCTTGGGTGTTACCTTCCCATTCAACGTGCTGGTAGGCATTCCATTGTTCTACAGCTTGTCGGTTTGGTATATTGGTTAG
- a CDS encoding SulP family inorganic anion transporter yields the protein MSNSANQNLSQDVQCETKTCAAFQKKYVTRDVQAGIITAAMAIPLSIGIAIMSDYPIQVGLATVAFASFIGWMFAWFRPGNFIGAPGIAAGLAPILAMGVSIFGISNMAFIIFLTAAFQAIIWKFNWQRYILQLVPTYLVEGLLAGIGLKIVLAFLVFTYEVPAVFDSADSFLTFERMLIIGLSIFGAVLFLVLFKLFKDRQPAVPYFALIVFGILVALFFPLSMLKVEDADLALALPIPDFNSISLWAYAIGFALMLAIIDVIEQVMSNAAIEKIDPLKRKCNSNNSLLSIWVSNMGSSFFGGMTNLDGLAKSSTNRLAGAYTKFSVLVIAIVITFFVINIQYLEFLPKFALGIIMIFVGIKMILGLLHVANFGRYAMLLAILCGLLVYWVGIFEGLLIALAIHAFINFVIFKERDNIGTHDIVRNYLNKFKEQDGLN from the coding sequence ATGTCGAACTCAGCAAATCAAAATTTATCTCAAGACGTACAGTGTGAAACTAAAACCTGTGCGGCTTTCCAAAAAAAATATGTAACACGTGACGTACAAGCAGGAATTATCACTGCTGCTATGGCGATTCCCCTCTCTATAGGGATTGCCATCATGTCAGACTACCCTATCCAAGTTGGACTTGCTACAGTCGCGTTTGCCTCTTTTATTGGTTGGATGTTTGCGTGGTTTAGGCCGGGGAATTTTATTGGCGCACCTGGTATTGCAGCAGGCCTGGCTCCCATCCTTGCCATGGGTGTGTCAATATTCGGTATATCGAATATGGCGTTTATTATTTTCCTAACGGCCGCATTTCAGGCAATTATTTGGAAATTTAACTGGCAGCGCTACATTTTACAGCTTGTCCCTACTTATTTAGTTGAAGGTTTGTTGGCAGGGATAGGTTTAAAAATCGTATTGGCCTTTTTGGTGTTTACTTACGAGGTGCCAGCAGTCTTTGATTCAGCTGACAGTTTTTTAACCTTCGAGCGTATGCTGATTATTGGATTGTCTATTTTTGGCGCAGTCTTGTTTTTGGTTTTGTTTAAACTATTTAAAGATCGCCAGCCTGCCGTGCCTTATTTTGCATTGATCGTGTTTGGAATTCTGGTCGCATTGTTCTTCCCTTTATCGATGCTAAAGGTTGAGGATGCTGACCTTGCATTAGCCTTACCTATACCTGATTTTAACTCGATTAGCCTGTGGGCTTATGCAATAGGGTTTGCCCTCATGCTGGCCATTATTGACGTGATTGAGCAGGTGATGAGTAATGCTGCAATTGAGAAAATAGATCCACTTAAGCGCAAATGCAATAGTAACAATAGTCTATTGTCGATTTGGGTGTCCAACATGGGCTCTAGTTTCTTTGGTGGTATGACTAACCTTGACGGGTTAGCAAAAAGCTCTACTAACCGTCTCGCCGGTGCCTATACTAAATTTTCGGTTTTAGTCATTGCTATAGTGATTACCTTCTTCGTCATTAACATACAGTATCTAGAGTTCCTGCCAAAGTTTGCGCTTGGAATTATCATGATTTTTGTTGGCATTAAAATGATTCTAGGATTACTGCATGTGGCTAATTTTGGACGTTACGCCATGTTATTGGCCATACTATGTGGCTTGTTAGTCTATTGGGTCGGTATTTTTGAAGGACTGCTTATCGCACTCGCAATTCATGCATTTATAAATTTTGTTATTTTTAAAGAGCGCGACAATATCGGTACACATGACATCGTCCGTAATTATTTGAACAAGTTTAAAGAGCAGGATGGATTGAATTAG
- a CDS encoding ferritin-like domain-containing protein, with protein sequence MPYRTNSRSVMAGVGQLTRRELRSANGMNPQILGFLGRAMSLEFSAAQQYLAHAALSQKRSEDAFAEQFVQLANEELRHASELTERMVDHGALPAGSILTPSKPSFDVIEALSICELHEVQLINLYEQAYNFSANLGAIQDAELFGRLYEEEQDQLMRIRQWSADYMAQSRTQQMNRGFL encoded by the coding sequence ATGCCTTATCGTACTAACAGCCGAAGTGTAATGGCAGGAGTAGGTCAGCTTACTCGTCGTGAATTGCGCAGCGCTAATGGCATGAATCCTCAAATACTTGGTTTTCTAGGTCGTGCCATGAGTTTAGAGTTTTCTGCTGCTCAGCAGTATCTTGCTCATGCGGCACTTTCTCAAAAACGTTCAGAAGATGCGTTTGCCGAACAGTTTGTTCAGTTAGCTAACGAAGAACTTCGTCATGCGTCTGAGCTTACTGAGCGTATGGTTGATCATGGTGCATTGCCAGCAGGTTCAATTCTTACGCCTTCTAAGCCATCGTTTGATGTTATTGAAGCACTTTCTATTTGTGAGTTGCATGAAGTTCAGCTGATCAATTTATATGAACAAGCCTACAACTTCAGTGCAAATTTAGGTGCAATTCAAGATGCTGAGCTTTTTGGTCGTCTTTATGAAGAAGAGCAAGATCAATTGATGAGAATTCGTCAATGGTCTGCAGACTACATGGCTCAATCAAGAACGCAGCAGATGAATAGAGGGTTCTTATGA
- a CDS encoding BMC domain-containing protein, which produces MSNEYGIALGMIETRGLVPAIEAADAMTKAAEVRLITREFVGGGYVTVMVRGETGAVNAAVRAGADACERVGDGLVAAHIIARPHKEVEPVLVAGLNPAARL; this is translated from the coding sequence ATGAGCAATGAATACGGTATTGCCTTAGGTATGATCGAAACTCGCGGTCTTGTGCCTGCTATCGAAGCAGCTGACGCGATGACTAAAGCAGCAGAAGTACGTCTAATCACCCGTGAATTCGTTGGTGGCGGCTACGTAACTGTTATGGTACGTGGTGAAACAGGTGCGGTTAACGCAGCAGTTCGTGCTGGTGCTGATGCTTGTGAGCGTGTAGGTGATGGCTTAGTTGCTGCTCACATTATTGCGCGTCCTCACAAAGAAGTTGAGCCAGTTCTAGTTGCGGGTCTTAACCCAGCAGCACGTCTGTAA
- a CDS encoding BMC domain-containing protein yields MSTEYGIALGMIETRGLVPAIEAADAMTKAAEVRLVSRDFVGGGYVTVMVRGETGAVNAAVRAGADACERVGDGLVAAHIIARPHKEVEPVLTSTLPQA; encoded by the coding sequence ATGTCAACTGAATATGGTATCGCTCTAGGTATGATCGAAACTCGTGGTCTTGTTCCTGCTATCGAAGCAGCTGATGCAATGACTAAGGCAGCAGAAGTACGTTTAGTATCTCGTGATTTTGTTGGTGGTGGTTATGTAACCGTTATGGTTCGTGGTGAAACTGGTGCCGTTAACGCTGCAGTTCGTGCTGGTGCTGACGCATGTGAGCGTGTAGGTGATGGTTTAGTAGCAGCTCACATTATTGCTCGTCCACATAAAGAAGTTGAGCCTGTATTAACTTCAACTCTTCCACAAGCTTAA
- a CDS encoding carboxysome peptide B: MEIHQVTHQLILTSRLDDLGHLPVKVLKSVSGGTAAALDPIGCKVGEWVFTIANSAARTASGDDRYLTDLTISGIIDNWSLDVDKD; encoded by the coding sequence ATGGAAATCCATCAAGTTACACATCAGCTCATACTTACCAGTCGATTGGATGACCTAGGTCATTTACCGGTAAAAGTATTAAAAAGTGTCTCAGGAGGCACTGCGGCTGCGCTGGACCCAATCGGTTGTAAGGTTGGGGAGTGGGTTTTTACCATAGCAAATTCAGCCGCCAGAACGGCATCGGGTGATGACCGTTATTTAACAGATTTAACGATCAGTGGCATTATTGATAATTGGTCACTGGACGTTGATAAGGATTAA
- a CDS encoding carboxysome peptide A translates to MKIYQVEKAIVSTNRIATMDHKPLLLVREKPGASPMVAVDAVGCKPGDWVLCVGSSAARDATGTKAYPSDLTIVGIIDKWEG, encoded by the coding sequence ATGAAGATATATCAAGTTGAAAAAGCCATAGTGTCAACCAATCGTATAGCGACCATGGATCATAAGCCTTTGCTTTTAGTAAGGGAAAAGCCAGGTGCGTCGCCAATGGTAGCGGTTGATGCTGTTGGTTGTAAGCCTGGTGATTGGGTGCTTTGTGTAGGTAGTTCGGCAGCGCGTGATGCAACAGGCACTAAGGCTTACCCGAGTGATCTAACTATTGTTGGTATTATTGATAAATGGGAAGGTTGA
- a CDS encoding CsoS2 family carboxysome shell protein: MSSNTQGLSGRDLARARRQAQTKGKGTPIVPKAHQPIVNTSASVKSSEPVRSEPIAAPARSRNTVAAVAPVVNEGRKAAVERRKQLVKGSGYKAKSQPTRQPRQKTVVEPITTETAKPVQAAPVAAVTERSRQEVKSKTTSVKPMGSVMPKGRLVARTYRKAQSEGKAALKAKLSSSSSVSSIAKMANPDANGRQIAREVRHQRCTQGKTSSGVCRPTGKVARKPAASEPYPAKVGFSQTGYDQTVSGTMVSDTYKMTGSEAGSCRVISGTEYTSPDEFQAKCSFKPEANPRKVAMTKTAAGRHVSGTEVGLSEKVTGTEPGQCRGVTGTEYLPADQGEMFCGSKPESGPSKVSQSRTAKNQIISGPSMLPREAMTGLEAGSERAITGTQYLSHVAKLAKEPSRQARPGIMSVPTKVDVSETSAGNRVSGTNVNFYKPVTGDEAGFCKTVSGNEYQSREARSARCGDTLQPAAKKVAESKTFAGHKITGDRAGLGGKITGAGAGRCKSVTGSSYQSLDAVEECDLPIERVKPDYMNRPGFAAKPTTGTQPGPMGLTGAQQGVCSSVSGTPYQGIDQTSAMCQNSVASVPGESDFPVLMNPASMHAISQPMMMAMPMQSPSVAVPSDDVAEDLSSKVTGDGADRGFSITGDSWGRAGSVTGTEGRWAKGRNVSMKGNASKPLNLARDFRPETNPKVAELSPITGSSGNTKQGASVTVSGGARA, encoded by the coding sequence ATGAGTTCAAACACACAAGGGCTATCTGGTCGCGATCTCGCAAGAGCACGTCGCCAAGCTCAAACGAAGGGCAAGGGAACGCCAATTGTTCCTAAAGCTCATCAGCCTATTGTGAATACCTCTGCATCTGTCAAGAGTTCGGAGCCTGTGCGTAGCGAGCCAATCGCTGCGCCAGCACGTTCAAGAAATACTGTTGCTGCCGTCGCCCCTGTTGTTAACGAGGGACGTAAAGCAGCAGTAGAACGCCGTAAACAGCTTGTCAAAGGCAGTGGATACAAAGCTAAATCGCAGCCGACTCGTCAACCAAGACAAAAAACAGTTGTAGAGCCAATTACCACTGAGACAGCTAAGCCAGTACAAGCAGCACCCGTTGCAGCTGTTACTGAACGTAGCCGTCAGGAAGTAAAGTCTAAAACAACTAGTGTTAAGCCGATGGGTAGTGTTATGCCTAAAGGTCGTTTGGTTGCACGTACTTACCGTAAGGCCCAGTCTGAAGGTAAAGCCGCATTGAAAGCAAAACTTTCAAGCTCAAGCTCGGTATCAAGTATTGCAAAAATGGCGAATCCCGATGCAAATGGTCGTCAGATTGCTCGTGAAGTTAGACATCAACGTTGTACGCAAGGCAAAACCTCATCAGGTGTATGCCGTCCAACAGGAAAAGTCGCACGTAAGCCAGCAGCATCTGAACCCTACCCTGCAAAGGTTGGATTTTCTCAGACCGGTTATGACCAGACAGTGAGTGGAACAATGGTATCTGATACTTACAAAATGACAGGATCAGAAGCCGGTTCGTGTCGCGTCATCAGTGGTACTGAATATACCAGTCCTGACGAATTTCAGGCTAAATGTAGTTTTAAGCCTGAAGCGAATCCTCGTAAAGTTGCTATGACTAAAACCGCAGCAGGTCGTCACGTAAGTGGTACTGAAGTGGGTTTGTCTGAGAAAGTTACTGGAACTGAGCCAGGCCAATGCCGAGGTGTAACTGGTACTGAATACTTGCCAGCTGATCAGGGCGAAATGTTCTGTGGCAGCAAACCAGAATCTGGTCCAAGTAAAGTAAGTCAATCACGTACAGCAAAGAACCAGATTATTTCTGGCCCATCTATGCTGCCACGTGAAGCAATGACAGGATTAGAGGCAGGATCTGAGCGCGCTATTACGGGCACTCAGTATTTGTCACATGTGGCAAAGCTTGCTAAAGAGCCGTCCCGTCAGGCTAGGCCTGGAATAATGTCAGTGCCAACAAAAGTTGATGTTTCAGAAACTTCAGCTGGAAACCGTGTTTCGGGTACTAACGTAAATTTTTATAAGCCTGTTACAGGCGATGAAGCTGGTTTTTGTAAGACAGTATCTGGCAATGAATATCAATCACGTGAAGCACGCAGTGCTCGCTGTGGTGATACATTACAGCCAGCTGCTAAAAAAGTGGCAGAGTCAAAAACATTTGCAGGGCATAAAATCACGGGTGATCGTGCCGGTTTAGGCGGTAAAATCACTGGTGCTGGGGCGGGCCGTTGCAAAAGTGTAACAGGATCAAGTTATCAAAGCCTTGATGCAGTTGAAGAATGCGATTTACCTATTGAAAGAGTAAAGCCAGATTATATGAATCGTCCCGGCTTTGCTGCAAAACCGACTACTGGTACTCAACCAGGCCCAATGGGTCTAACGGGTGCTCAGCAGGGAGTTTGCAGTAGTGTCAGTGGTACGCCTTATCAGGGTATTGATCAAACTTCAGCAATGTGTCAAAACAGTGTTGCATCAGTGCCAGGTGAATCAGACTTTCCAGTCTTGATGAATCCGGCAAGCATGCATGCTATTTCGCAACCGATGATGATGGCTATGCCAATGCAATCACCATCTGTAGCCGTGCCAAGTGATGATGTTGCGGAAGATTTATCTTCAAAAGTTACAGGCGATGGCGCAGATCGTGGATTTTCTATTACTGGAGATTCATGGGGACGCGCAGGTAGTGTGACAGGCACTGAAGGCCGTTGGGCAAAAGGTCGGAATGTTAGCATGAAAGGGAATGCATCAAAGCCCTTGAATCTAGCAAGAGACTTTAGACCAGAAACAAATCCTAAAGTAGCTGAATTGAGTCCTATTACGGGTTCATCAGGTAATACTAAACAAGGTGCTAGTGTAACCGTTTCAGGTGGTGCAAGAGCCTAG
- a CDS encoding ribulose bisphosphate carboxylase small subunit: MSVMSSGDFRTTRTYETFSFLPPLSQDEIYDQIVYIINQGWTPALEHEAPEKASAHYWGMWKLPFFGMRNPDQVLAELDECRRAYPDHLIRMVGYDNYTQCKGHEFVVYRPRGL; the protein is encoded by the coding sequence ATGTCAGTAATGAGTTCAGGTGATTTCCGCACTACGCGCACCTATGAAACTTTCTCGTTTTTGCCACCTTTGAGCCAAGACGAAATCTACGATCAAATCGTATACATCATCAACCAAGGTTGGACACCTGCTCTTGAGCATGAAGCACCTGAGAAGGCGTCTGCACACTACTGGGGTATGTGGAAACTTCCATTCTTCGGTATGCGCAACCCTGATCAAGTTCTAGCTGAGCTTGATGAATGTCGTCGTGCTTATCCTGATCATTTGATCCGTATGGTTGGTTATGACAATTACACCCAGTGTAAAGGCCATGAATTCGTAGTTTATCGCCCACGCGGTCTGTAA
- a CDS encoding form I ribulose bisphosphate carboxylase large subunit, with product MANQTFNAGVQDYKLTYWTPDYTPLDTDLLACFKVIPQAGVPREEAAAAVAAESSTGTWTTVWTDLLTDMEFYKGRCYRIEDVPGNKDAFYAFIAYPLDLFEEGSVVNVLTSLVGNVFGFKAVRSLRLEDIRFPIAFIKTCGGPPSGIQVERDKLNKYGRPMLGCTIKPKLGLSAKNYGRAVYECLRGGLDLTKDDENINSQPFQRWRDRFSFVADAINKAEAETGEVKGHYLNVTAATCEDMMERAEYAKELGVRIVMHDFLTGGFTANTSLANWCRKNGMLLHIHRAMHAVIDRNPNHGIHFRVLAKCLRLSGGDHLHTGTVVGKLEGDRASTLGFVDQLREAFVPEDRSRGVFFDQDWGSMPGVMAVASGGIHVWHMPALVTIFGDDSVLQFGGGTQGHPGGNAAGAAANRVALEACVKARNEGRDLEREGGDILRDAARHSPELAVALETWKEIKFEFDTVDKLDA from the coding sequence ATGGCAAATCAAACATTTAACGCTGGTGTTCAGGATTATAAACTGACCTATTGGACGCCAGATTACACTCCGCTTGACACTGACCTTTTGGCGTGTTTCAAAGTTATCCCACAAGCGGGTGTACCACGTGAAGAAGCAGCAGCCGCTGTAGCAGCAGAATCATCAACAGGTACTTGGACAACAGTTTGGACTGACCTTTTGACTGATATGGAATTCTACAAAGGCCGTTGCTACAGAATCGAAGACGTTCCTGGTAACAAAGATGCATTCTATGCATTCATCGCTTACCCATTGGATCTTTTCGAAGAAGGTTCTGTTGTAAACGTATTGACCTCATTGGTTGGTAACGTATTCGGCTTTAAAGCTGTTCGTTCATTACGTTTAGAAGATATTCGTTTCCCAATCGCTTTCATCAAAACCTGTGGTGGCCCACCAAGCGGTATCCAGGTAGAGCGTGACAAGTTAAACAAATATGGGCGTCCAATGTTGGGCTGTACTATCAAGCCAAAACTAGGTTTGTCAGCTAAGAACTACGGTCGTGCGGTATATGAGTGTCTTCGTGGTGGTTTGGACTTAACCAAAGACGACGAAAACATCAACTCACAGCCATTCCAGCGTTGGAGAGATCGCTTCTCATTCGTTGCTGATGCAATCAACAAAGCAGAAGCAGAAACTGGCGAAGTTAAAGGTCACTACCTAAACGTAACCGCTGCAACGTGTGAAGACATGATGGAACGTGCTGAATACGCTAAAGAGCTTGGCGTACGTATCGTTATGCATGACTTCCTAACAGGTGGTTTCACTGCTAACACGTCATTAGCTAACTGGTGTCGCAAGAACGGTATGTTGTTACATATCCACCGTGCAATGCACGCTGTAATCGACCGTAACCCTAACCACGGTATTCACTTCCGCGTTTTAGCTAAGTGTTTACGTTTGTCAGGTGGTGATCACCTACATACCGGTACTGTTGTTGGTAAGTTGGAAGGCGACCGTGCTTCTACACTAGGTTTCGTTGATCAGTTACGTGAAGCGTTCGTTCCAGAAGATCGTTCACGTGGTGTATTCTTCGACCAGGATTGGGGTTCAATGCCAGGTGTTATGGCTGTTGCTTCTGGTGGTATTCACGTATGGCACATGCCAGCGTTGGTAACTATCTTCGGTGATGACTCAGTTCTTCAGTTCGGTGGTGGTACGCAAGGTCACCCAGGTGGTAACGCAGCCGGTGCAGCAGCTAACCGTGTTGCTTTGGAAGCCTGTGTTAAAGCACGTAACGAAGGTCGTGATCTAGAGCGTGAAGGTGGTGACATTCTTCGTGATGCAGCGCGTCATAGCCCAGAACTAGCCGTTGCACTAGAAACTTGGAAAGAAATCAAGTTTGAATTTGACACTGTTGATAAGCTAGACGCTTAA
- a CDS encoding SirB2 family protein translates to MYAGLLLLHKIAVLTSISVFFIRGLGVIYNREWVTRKPVKIVPHVIDTVLILSAVGIVLVTPFAFSDPWILMKTFGVLVYVALSVVVFKVAKSRAQRALFWVLNLAVLFFLVAVAVEKQVWPF, encoded by the coding sequence ATGTATGCAGGGTTGTTGTTGTTACATAAGATTGCGGTCTTAACTAGTATCAGTGTGTTTTTTATACGTGGGTTGGGCGTGATATACAACCGTGAATGGGTTACACGTAAACCGGTTAAGATTGTGCCGCATGTAATTGATACGGTATTGATTCTAAGTGCGGTGGGTATTGTGTTAGTCACTCCGTTTGCATTCAGCGATCCTTGGATTTTGATGAAAACGTTTGGGGTGTTGGTCTATGTTGCCCTGAGTGTTGTGGTGTTTAAGGTCGCAAAATCTCGTGCCCAACGAGCATTATTTTGGGTGTTAAATTTAGCGGTATTGTTTTTTCTGGTCGCGGTCGCAGTTGAAAAGCAAGTCTGGCCTTTCTAA
- the bioC gene encoding malonyl-ACP O-methyltransferase BioC — MINRQRVKQHFSKAAATYDEAAIIQRRTAEDVAERTLLLTSEKKTILELGCGTGLLTEQLVKHYPDAAITAVDLATDMLLYAKTRLSIKPPLWQFWSEAKSPVRWVQADAYALPFDDACFDLIVSNFMLQWCQDLDRVFAEMRRVVRPGGAILFSTFGPDTLKELRQAWLSVEGDAAHQRFNDFIDMHDLGDALIRNGFGQPVMDVEQVRLIYDDAMQVMRDLKTLGATQANQSNQGARGMLGRGTLSAVIAAYEQCRDGQGKLPATFEVVQGHAWASKEVIKGPNRDKSGVVNITLDELAEKLKSNRKTI, encoded by the coding sequence TTGATTAATCGACAGCGCGTCAAACAGCATTTTTCAAAAGCGGCCGCCACCTATGATGAGGCAGCGATTATTCAGCGTCGAACCGCTGAGGATGTCGCTGAGCGTACATTGCTTTTAACCAGTGAAAAAAAGACTATCTTGGAATTGGGCTGTGGTACTGGGTTGCTAACTGAACAGCTCGTCAAGCATTATCCTGATGCCGCCATTACCGCCGTCGATTTAGCGACTGATATGCTTTTGTACGCTAAGACTCGGCTGTCTATCAAGCCGCCATTGTGGCAGTTTTGGTCAGAGGCGAAATCGCCAGTGCGTTGGGTGCAGGCTGATGCCTATGCCTTGCCATTTGATGATGCGTGCTTTGATTTAATTGTTAGCAACTTTATGTTGCAGTGGTGTCAAGATCTGGACCGGGTGTTTGCTGAGATGCGAAGGGTCGTTAGGCCTGGTGGTGCGATTTTATTTAGTACCTTTGGCCCTGATACGCTAAAAGAGTTGCGCCAGGCCTGGTTAAGTGTCGAAGGTGATGCGGCTCATCAGCGTTTTAATGATTTTATTGACATGCATGATTTAGGCGATGCGCTGATACGTAATGGTTTTGGTCAGCCGGTTATGGATGTGGAGCAGGTGCGTCTTATTTATGATGATGCGATGCAAGTGATGCGAGATTTAAAGACGCTGGGTGCCACACAGGCTAACCAGTCTAACCAAGGTGCGCGTGGTATGCTGGGTCGTGGTACATTAAGCGCGGTGATAGCAGCTTACGAACAATGCCGAGATGGTCAAGGAAAACTGCCAGCCACCTTTGAAGTGGTTCAAGGCCATGCATGGGCGTCCAAAGAAGTGATAAAAGGGCCAAATAGAGATAAATCAGGCGTGGTAAATATTACTCTTGATGAGTTGGCGGAAAAGTTGAAAAGTAATCGTAAAACTATTTAA
- a CDS encoding alpha/beta fold hydrolase has protein sequence MTTDVQKPNLVLIHGWGADNNVWQTWAEQTLGASMTLHFIELPGFGQQPEIDLALTASAEKVNQAWLESLVERLPNEPTWLLGWSLGGLMAQQLFLQHPQRILGVISLASTPCFQQGQGWRYGVAPSLMVDFIHALQEDGKALLNTFYALQCQGGDKARMFTRQLRQQYLGRALPSFKGLYQGLQLLQSLDLRDKMRHNKRPCLWLLGEKDPLIPAAGLLDWVARERVGSAIIINGAAHIPFLSHPDLTSQSIIEFIHTENRVD, from the coding sequence ATGACTACTGACGTGCAAAAACCCAATTTAGTGCTTATACATGGATGGGGTGCCGACAACAACGTTTGGCAAACTTGGGCGGAACAAACGCTTGGTGCTAGCATGACATTACATTTTATTGAGTTACCCGGATTTGGACAGCAGCCTGAAATTGATTTGGCCCTAACTGCTTCGGCTGAAAAAGTGAACCAGGCCTGGTTAGAGAGTTTAGTCGAGCGACTGCCCAATGAGCCGACATGGTTGCTGGGTTGGTCTTTAGGCGGTTTGATGGCGCAGCAGCTTTTTTTGCAGCATCCACAGCGCATTTTAGGGGTTATTAGTCTCGCCTCAACCCCCTGTTTTCAACAAGGGCAAGGCTGGCGTTATGGCGTTGCGCCTTCGTTGATGGTGGATTTTATTCATGCATTACAAGAAGATGGTAAGGCATTATTAAACACCTTTTATGCGCTGCAGTGTCAGGGCGGGGATAAGGCTCGGATGTTTACCCGTCAGTTACGCCAGCAGTATTTGGGACGTGCGTTGCCTAGTTTTAAGGGTCTTTATCAAGGTCTTCAGCTGTTACAGTCACTAGACCTGCGAGATAAAATGCGCCACAATAAGCGGCCTTGTTTATGGTTGCTTGGCGAAAAAGATCCGCTTATTCCGGCAGCAGGCCTGCTAGACTGGGTGGCACGCGAACGGGTAGGGTCAGCTATAATTATCAATGGTGCGGCGCATATTCCATTCTTGTCGCATCCAGATTTAACCAGCCAAAGTATTATTGAATTTATTCACACTGAGAATCGAGTTGATTAA